Genomic window (Actinomycetota bacterium):
ACGTAGTCGCCGTCGAGGATGCCGGCCTCGATCATCGAGTCGCCCCGGACGCGCAGCATGAAGAGCTGCCCGTCGCCGGTGAAGTCGAGCGGCAGCGGGAGGAGCTCCTCGACGTTCTCCTGCGCGAGCACGTCGGTGCCCGCGGCCACGTCGCCCACGAGGGGGACGTGCGTGGTCGGCCGGCGTTGGAGGGCGGCGCCGGACAGCGGGTCCCACCTGACCTCGATGGCACGGGGCTTGCTCGGGTCGCGGCGCAGGAGGCCGAGACGCTGGAGCGTGTTGAGGTGGGCGTGGACGGTGGAGGTCGAGGTCAGGCCCACGGCCTCGCCGATCTCACGCACCGACGGCGGGAAGCCCCGCTCCTGCATCTGGCTCGCGATGAACTCGAGGATCGCCAGCTGGCGGGCGGTGGGGGCACCCTCGGCCCGGTTGTCCGGTCTGCTCTCCGGTCGGCTCCCCGGTCGGCGGTCAGGCACGCGACACCTCTCCTTCTCGAACGTTCGGCGCCGGAGTCGGCGACCCCGAGCGCCCGATCGAACGTGTGTTCCGTACGACGGTAACAGCCGCGCCGGCGCGAGACAAACACCTGTTCGGTTTCGGGTTGACGGGAACACACGTTCGTGGTTGAGTGGGGGCACTGGCGAACACCCGTTCGACCATCCTTTTACCTCGATCGGTCCATCTCGATCGTTCAATGGGGAGGAAGTGCCCATGCCCTCCGGGAGCACCGTCGCCACCCTCTGCCCGAGCCCGCAGCGCCGTCCCCCCGGCCGGCCCGAGCTGCGGCTCGCCGGCCCGCCCCCGCCCACGTTCTGGCCGCGGCGCGTCGCCGTGCTCCTGGCCGCGCTCCTGCTCGCCGCGGGTGTCGGCCTGGTCCTGCGTGCGGCCGGCGGCTCGATCACCCACGAGCCGCCGGCCGCGCCAGCCAACCCGATCGCGGCGACCGCCGACTACGTCGTGCAACCCGGCGACACCCTCTGGTCGGTGGCCCGCCGGCTGCAACCGGAAGGCGACGTCCGACCCGTCGTCGACCGCCTCGTCGCCGAGCGCGGCTCCTCGGGCCTGGCGGTGGGCGAGGTCATCCACATCCGAGAGGCCAGCTAGCCTCGCGGTCGTGGCGTTCGAGATCGCGGAGTTCGTCGATGCCTGCAAGGGGGCGTTGCGCGAGGCTCAGCCACAGCTCGCAGTGCGCGATGTCTTGGCGCGTGCGACATCGAGCCCACGCGAGCTCGAGCAGGTGTTCGCGGCGAACACCGAGGTGGGCCTGGTCCCGGTCCACACGGCACCGGATCTCACGATCCTGCACGTCGTCTGGCCGCCGGGCATGGCGCTGTTCCCGCACGATCACCGCATGTGGGCCGCGATCGGCGTCTACCACGGCCAGGAGGACAACGCCTTCTATCGCCGCGAAGCCGACGCGATCGTCGCGTCGGGTGGACGGCAGCTCCGCGAGCAGGACGTCCTCCTGCTCGGCACCGACGTCATCCACGCGGTCACCAACCCGCGCCAGCACGCGTTCACCGCGGCGATCCACGTGTACGGGGGCGACTTCTTCGGCACGCCGAGGAGCGCGTGGACCATCGACACGCTCACCGAGCACGCGTTCGACCCCGATGAGGCGACGGAGGCGTTCCGCACCGCAGAACGGGCATGGCTCGCCCGCCGGCGCGATCCGGCCGACGCCTGACCCGGTACCCACCACGGCAGCCGGCCACGGGTCGCGCCCACCGGAGGCGCCGGCGGTAGTTTCTCCTCCGTGCGCTGCCCCTGGTGCGCGGGCCTCGACGACAAGGTCGTCGACTCGCGCCTCGCCGACGAAGGCGGCGCCATCCGTCGCCGGCGCGAGTGCCTCGCATGCGAACGTCGGTTCACGACCTACGAGCGGGTCGAGGAGGTGTCGCTGCTCGTCGTCAAGCGTTCGGGCGAGCGCGAGCCCTTCCAGCGGGCCAAGGTGGTGGCCGGCATCCGGGCCGCCACCAAGAACCGCCCCGTGTCCGACGAGGCGATCGACGCCGTGGCCGTGGCGGTCGAAGAGGCGGTGCGGCTCCTCGGGCCTGCGCCAACGAGCCACCAGATCGGCCTGGCGACGCTCGAGCGGCTCCGGCACCTCGACGACGTCGCCTACCTGCGTTTCGCCAGCGTCTACAAGGGCTTCGAGGAGGTCGGCGACTTCGAGCGCGAGGCGGGCCTGCTGGCGGACGGCGGTGGCGTCGACGACGGCCCCGGCTCGTGAGTCGAATCACGACTGCAAACCTTCGCGAACACGGTTTGACCAGCGGATTCACCGCTGGTCATCGGTTGACGGGCACGTAATTACGGTGCTGTAATTGGCCCGCATCTCGTGGCTCGACCCCTGAGTGCCCACTACATCTTGTGGTTCAGGCAAGGTGGGCAGGCCAAGCAAGGTACGACAGGCACGGCAGGAACAGGAAGCGCCACTCCCCATCCCGACCGAGATCCGAACCCAGTGGAGGCAGCAAGTCTCATGGCGATCGCTCCCGAGCAGGCAGGCATCGGCATCCGCCGGCACTTCACCACCGACGGGGCCCACCCCTACGACGAGGTGGCCTGGGAGCGGCGCGACGCGCGCATCTCGAACTTCCGCGACGGCACCGTCGCCTTCGAGCAGCTCGACGTCGAGTTCCCGGTGACGTGGTCGCAGAACGCCACGAACATCGTCGCCCAGAAGTACTTCCGCGGTCAGCTCGGATCGCCCGAGCGGGAGCACTCGCTCAAGCAGGTCATCGACCGGGTGGCCGACACCATCACGCGGTGGGGCGCGAAGGACGGCTACTTCGTCGACGCGGCCGAGGCGCGTGCGTTCAACGACGAGCTGAAGCACCTCACGCTCCACCAGAAGGCGGCGTTCAACTCACCGGTGTGGTTCAACATCGGGGTGAAGGGCGAGCCGCAGCAGGGCGCGGCGTGCTTCATCCTCGCGGTCGACGACAAGATGAGCTCGATCCTCAACTGGTACGTCGAGGAGGGCACGATCTTCAAGGGGGGGTCGGGGTCGGGCATCAACCTGTCCAACATCCGCTCCTCCTACGAGTCGCTGAAGGGCGGCGGCACCGCGTCCGGCCCCGTGAGCTTCATGCGCGGTGCCGACGCGTCCGCCGGCACGATCAAGAGCGGGGGCAAGACGCGTCGCGCCGCCAAGATGGTGATCCTCAACGTCGACCATCCCGACATCGAGGACTTCATCTGGTGCAAGGCGGTCGAGGAGCGCAAGGCGCGGGCCCTGCGCGATGC
Coding sequences:
- the nrdR gene encoding transcriptional repressor NrdR; protein product: MRCPWCAGLDDKVVDSRLADEGGAIRRRRECLACERRFTTYERVEEVSLLVVKRSGEREPFQRAKVVAGIRAATKNRPVSDEAIDAVAVAVEEAVRLLGPAPTSHQIGLATLERLRHLDDVAYLRFASVYKGFEEVGDFEREAGLLADGGGVDDGPGS
- the lexA gene encoding transcriptional repressor LexA → MGTSSPLNDRDGPIEVKGWSNGCSPVPPLNHERVFPSTRNRTGVCLAPARLLPSYGTHVRSGARGRRLRRRTFEKERCRVPDRRPGSRPESRPDNRAEGAPTARQLAILEFIASQMQERGFPPSVREIGEAVGLTSTSTVHAHLNTLQRLGLLRRDPSKPRAIEVRWDPLSGAALQRRPTTHVPLVGDVAAGTDVLAQENVEELLPLPLDFTGDGQLFMLRVRGDSMIEAGILDGDYVVARTLDREPAKGDVVVAGIPGDEATVKTFTRKGAKIVLLPANKRLKPMEFAHADVHVYGKVVTVLRRL
- a CDS encoding LysM peptidoglycan-binding domain-containing protein; its protein translation is MPSGSTVATLCPSPQRRPPGRPELRLAGPPPPTFWPRRVAVLLAALLLAAGVGLVLRAAGGSITHEPPAAPANPIAATADYVVQPGDTLWSVARRLQPEGDVRPVVDRLVAERGSSGLAVGEVIHIREAS